In the Manis javanica isolate MJ-LG chromosome 12, MJ_LKY, whole genome shotgun sequence genome, one interval contains:
- the LOC140845020 gene encoding uncharacterized protein C2orf66-like isoform X1 produces MAETSFEHILEAGHLKLASLSQDQGIICQVLKKKMMKKDLVPTSGSPCGGRRDTWKQILIQQGGVPTRTSQSPNLLHSAMPKAFLLLCVGLALLGLAHGAMLRNEEKWKPRNNPRNRDLFFRTLRAYFKGRGLDLGRFPNTFVMNQNPRPVSFESEFIASAFADYEEQKNSFPSFLKG; encoded by the exons ATGGCGGAGACAAGTTTTGAACATA ttctggaagccggACATCTGAAATTAGCATCACTGAGCCAAGATCAAG GCATTATATGCCAAGTTCTGAAGAAGAAGATGATGAAAAAAGACCTGGTGCCTACTTCAGGAAGTCCGTGTGGGGGACGAAGAGACACGTGGAAGCAGATCCTAATTCAGCAAG GTGGGGTACCAACCAGGACCAGCCAAAGCCCAAACCTG CTTCATTCCGCCATGCCCAAAGCATTCCTGCTGCTGTGTGTTGGCCTGGCACTACTCGGGCTTGCTCACGGAGCCATGCTGAGAAACGAAGAGAAATGGAAGCCCCGCAACAACCCCAGAAACCGAGATCTG tttttcagaaCCCTTCGTGCATATTTTAAGGGAAGAGGTCTTGATCTTGGGAGGTTCCCAAATACTTTCGTCATGAACCAGAATCCCAGACCTGTGTCTTTTGAATCAGAGTTTATTGCTTCTGCGTTTGCAGATTATGAGGAGCAGAAAAACTCCTTTCCCAGTTTCCTCAAAGGCTGA
- the LOC140845020 gene encoding uncharacterized protein C2orf66-like isoform X2: MMKKDLVPTSGSPCGGRRDTWKQILIQQGGVPTRTSQSPNLLHSAMPKAFLLLCVGLALLGLAHGAMLRNEEKWKPRNNPRNRDLFFRTLRAYFKGRGLDLGRFPNTFVMNQNPRPVSFESEFIASAFADYEEQKNSFPSFLKG, translated from the exons ATGATGAAAAAAGACCTGGTGCCTACTTCAGGAAGTCCGTGTGGGGGACGAAGAGACACGTGGAAGCAGATCCTAATTCAGCAAG GTGGGGTACCAACCAGGACCAGCCAAAGCCCAAACCTG CTTCATTCCGCCATGCCCAAAGCATTCCTGCTGCTGTGTGTTGGCCTGGCACTACTCGGGCTTGCTCACGGAGCCATGCTGAGAAACGAAGAGAAATGGAAGCCCCGCAACAACCCCAGAAACCGAGATCTG tttttcagaaCCCTTCGTGCATATTTTAAGGGAAGAGGTCTTGATCTTGGGAGGTTCCCAAATACTTTCGTCATGAACCAGAATCCCAGACCTGTGTCTTTTGAATCAGAGTTTATTGCTTCTGCGTTTGCAGATTATGAGGAGCAGAAAAACTCCTTTCCCAGTTTCCTCAAAGGCTGA
- the LOC140845020 gene encoding uncharacterized protein C2orf66-like isoform X4 gives MPKAFLLLCVGLALLGLAHGAMLRNEEKWKPRNNPRNRDLFFRTLRAYFKGRGLDLGRFPNTFVMNQNPRPVSFESEFIASAFADYEEQKNSFPSFLKG, from the exons ATGCCCAAAGCATTCCTGCTGCTGTGTGTTGGCCTGGCACTACTCGGGCTTGCTCACGGAGCCATGCTGAGAAACGAAGAGAAATGGAAGCCCCGCAACAACCCCAGAAACCGAGATCTG tttttcagaaCCCTTCGTGCATATTTTAAGGGAAGAGGTCTTGATCTTGGGAGGTTCCCAAATACTTTCGTCATGAACCAGAATCCCAGACCTGTGTCTTTTGAATCAGAGTTTATTGCTTCTGCGTTTGCAGATTATGAGGAGCAGAAAAACTCCTTTCCCAGTTTCCTCAAAGGCTGA